A single region of the Populus nigra chromosome 2, ddPopNigr1.1, whole genome shotgun sequence genome encodes:
- the LOC133681694 gene encoding stress response protein NST1 produces the protein MKKKNPSNREDDREKTNGPKSMMNKRKKNMKRLGGAAGLSLEAFVNAKSNTSSSFSNPALLKKQREFYKNAKYVSKFKKKLKQQHQPNELPSDVRPSEAENENREGSKMMNKNKRSKNSLKELYEKRREEEEKARIEREAILKAKKEERERSESRRKAAREKMFKKTRHGQPVMKYRIEHLLQLVQSSNENSTDKNL, from the exons GAAGACGATAGGGAGAAAACCAATGGACCAAAATCAATGAtgaacaaaaggaagaaaaacatgaagagATTAGGAGGAGCCGCCGGTCTTTCTCTTGAAGCCTTCGTTAATGCCAAGTCCAACACTTCCTCCTCCTTCTCCAATCCTGCCCTTTTAA AGAAGCAAAGGGAGTTTTATAAGAATGCCAAGTACGTGAGCAAGTTTAAGAAAAAGTTGAAGCAACAACATCAGCCGAATGAGCTCCCTTCGGATGTAAGACCATCAGAG GCCGAGAATGAGAATCGGGAAGGTAGCAAGATGATGAATAAGAATAAGAGGAGCAAGAATAGCTTGAAAGAATTGTATGAGAAACGGCGTGAAGAGGAAGAGAAGGCAAGGATCGAAAGAGAGGCGATTctaaaagcaaagaaagaagaaagagagaggtcTGAGTCCCGTAGAAAAGCTGCGAGGGAGAAGATGTTCAAGAAGACCCGTCATGGTCAGCCTGTTATGAAGTACAGGATTGAGCATCTCTTGCAGTTAGTTCAAAGTTCCAATGAAAATTCAACTGACAAAAATCTCTAG